The Chloroflexota bacterium DNA segment CGGTCTGCCGAAATGGTGATGACGCCCGATTCCTCGTCGTAGGTGTTGGTGCGCAGCTCCTCCTGCAACCTCGCCTGCAGCGCGGCCGACTGCTCGGCGCCGAGGTCGTCGAAGGCGCTGCCGTGCCGTGCGCGCGACCACGTCTCGGCGAGCCAGACGGCCTCGCGGTGCAGCCAGTCGGCGGTCCAGTCGGGTGCCTGGTAGGCGCCGTGGCCCCAGACGGAGCCGAGCTCCTGCCCGCCGACCGAGCGCCAGACGTCCATGCCCCGGTGGATCGTGTCGCGGTCGAAGACGAGCTGGCCGTTGGCCGTCTCGATAGCCTCGGGAACGGGCGGCGACATCTGGTAGATCTCGCCGCCGAAGTACAGCAGCGCGGCGAACGAGACGCCAACAGTCGCGATGAGCCCGATCCACAGCGCACGTAGGCCTCGACGGGTGCGCGGCGCGCGAATGAACTGCGGCGCCGAGGGTCGCTGCGGGAATGCGGCGGCGTTCTCCATGATTGCCTCCTCCAGCCCGCCCGGCCCTGCTCCTGCGCGGCAGGAGCAGCCCGGCGCAGGACCACAACGTTGCCACCTACTAGACTACGGAAGCGCCACACGCCAATCAACCCCCAAACCGTTCGCGGGAGGGCGCGCTTCGGAGTCGCTGGCAAGCGTGGGGAGGCTGTAAAGCCATCAGGTAGAGGTAAATTCACCGCAGTATGGCCCCACATTGCAGTTTGTATCCGTGTCACAATAGTGACACAGGCATGTACCTTCGCTTAATTTGAGGAGGTGTAGCAGCGCATTATTCATGGTTACAGCTTGCCGTTGCTGCTGAATGTAATCAGAATAGAGCACGATAACACGGGCTGACCATGCCGAGCGCTGAACGGTGATGCTGCGATGGCTGGAGAGCGGTCCGTACTGGATCATCTACTACCTGGTGTATATTGGTGCCCTGCTGTGGCAGGCGGCGGCGGTCTACCCTACCCTCGCACGAGAGGACTGGGCAGCGGCCCTTACGGTCGCCGCAGGGATAGTGCTCACGGCAACCATCGTCATTGAGCTGGGGTAAGGACCATGCTGCTGATCCCGAAAGCTATTCACGACATATTGGAGCGCGGCCGCACAGAGGGCAGACGCGAGCTCCTTGAACGGTTCGTTGCGGACCGCCTCATCATCGAAGAGCGCCGCGAAGAGATCGAGGCGAAGCTGCGTCTGGAGCACGTTTCCGGGTAGCGCCTCGCATGGAATCTAGGCGCGTCGGCGTCGCGCTCAAGCCACGCCCGCCACGACCCGGGGCCGCACGAAGACCCGCCACACCCGGTAGCCCTCCAGGAGGATGAGCGGCGCGTACTGCACGACGGCGCCTATGGCCTCCTCTCCCACGAGCGCCCAGTGGACGAGCACCACGACGGCCGCCGCATAAACGAGCCGGTGCAGGACGCGCCACCGGCGCCCCAGCAGCCGGACCGCCCAGTCGTTGGACGTAACCGCGAGCGGCATGAAGAAGAAGAGGCCCAGCCACCCGGCCAGGATGCTCAGGGTGAAGAACTGCCCCAGCACCTCGCGCGCGGAGCCGAGGTCGACGAGGTAGATGATCGCGTGCACGGCGGCGTAGGCGAAGGCCGCAACGCCGAAGTAGCGGCGGCGGTCCAGCAGCCACCGGAAGAACCTCCACCGCGGCGCCAGCATCACCAGCGGCGTCATGATCATGGCAATGATCATCAGCCGCGCGGAGAACTCGCCGGACTCGTGCAGGGCGTCCGCCGCGGCGTGGTCGCCACCCGCGAGGAGCGCCGAGGCGATGGGGAGGGATGGCAGGCACAGCACGGCCCAGATGAAGTAGCGTGAATCCAGTCCGGTCCGCACAAGGCCCACTATGCACCCCAACGGCGCACCATGTTCTTGATCGGCGTGCGCCGCCGTTTAGGAGAACGGAAGCGAAGTCGGCGGGTTAGCGGCGTTAGAGCGCCGACGGCATTTGTGACGGTGCCGAAAGCCGAGGCCCGCCCGGTCCTGGCGCTCCGCCGCGACGAAGTCCCGGGCATCTCGATAGGCGGCGCGGACCAGTCCCACCAGCCCATCGGTGTCAATCTCAACGCCCGGACGCAGCTTGACATGGCGCATTCGCTTGCCTGCGCCCTCCAGCAGGCCGAGGGGGTCCGGCAGAAACGCTCCCATGAAGAACCCAACCCCCACATAGGCGAACGGCACGTCCTGCACGCAAGCGGTCGGGTAGCCGTCATGCATCAGCTCCACCACATCTCCGCCGCAGTCGCGGATGCGCGAGAACCACGAATGTGCAATGGAGCCGAGCGCATCCGTGTGCTCGGCGAACCAGGCATCTACGGCAGGGTCGCGCGTCACGGCTCCGTCGAAACGCAGTCTGGACTCCATACGAGGTTTTCCCCACCTTGCAGCAGTTGGCTGAATTATAGGCCGACCGGGTCGTTGGTGGCTACCGTGGGTCCGAGCGGTTGAGGAGTGCGTTACCCCTCGCCGCGCGCGCCGTCTGCCATGAGCGCCGCACGTGCCGCGGCCAGCCTCGCGACGGGCACGCGGTACGGCGAGCAGCTCACGTAGTCCAGCGGCAGGGTGTGGAAGAACTCTATGCTCTTCGGGTCGCCGCCGTGCTCGCCGCAGATGCCCATGGAGATGCCGGGCCGCGCCTGGCGGCCGAGCCTGCAGGCCGTGCTGATGAGCTGCCCCACGCCGTCGCGGTCGACCACCTGGAAGGGGTTCTCCTCCAGGATGCCCGCTTCCTCGTACCGCTTCAGGAACTTGACCTCCACGTCGTCGCGGCTGAAGCCGAAGGTGTTCTGCGTCAAGTCGTTGGTGCCGAAGCTGAAGAACTCGGCCGACTCGGCGATCTGGTCGGCGATGAGCGCCGCCCGCGGGATCTCGATCATCGTGCCGATCTCGTAGGACTGGGTATTGCCCGTCTCCTCCTGGAACTCGCGGATCGTCGCCTCCAGGGTCTCCCGCAGCCGCTTGAACTCATTGGTGTGCGACACCAGCGGGATCATGATCTCCGGCGCGACGGGGATGCCCTCCTCCGCCACCTGCGCGGCCGCGCGGATGATGGCGCGGACCTGCATGGTGTAGATCTCCGGGAAGATGAGGCCCAGGCGGCAGCCGCGCATGCCGATCATCGGGTTGGACTCGCGCATCTCGTCCACGGCGAAGAGGAGGTTCTGCTTCTGCTCCAGCTCGTCCGGGTTCTCGCCGGTGACGCGAAGCTCGATGACCTCGCCGAAAAGCTCGTCGCGGGACGGCAGGAACTCGTGCATGGGCGGGTCGAGCAGACGGATGACGACGGGCTTGCCCTTCATGGCCCGCAGGATGCCGACGAAGTCTGCAATCTGGAACTCCTCCAGCTCCGCGAGGGCGTTGAGGTACCGCTCCCACGCGACGTCGCCCTCCTGGATGATGATGGCGGCGTGGGCGGCCAGCATGCACTCCCGCACGATGGAGAGGCGGTCCTGCTCGAAGAACATGTGCTCCGTGCGGCAGAGGCCGATGCCCTCCGCGCCGTAGTTCATGGCCACTTCCGCGTCGCGGGGGTAGTCGGCGTTGGCCCACACCCCCAGCCGGCGGGTCTGGTCCGCCCACTCGAGCAGCGTCACCAGGTCCTCGTCGTCTTTGACGGAGGGCGCGATGGTGGCGATGCGCCCGGCGAAAACCTCCCCGGTCGCGCCGTCGATGCTGATCTCCTCGCCCTCGCGGACGGCGAAGTCGCCGCAGACGAACACGCCCTCCTCGGGCCGCACCTCGAGCAGCTCCGCGCCCGAGACGCACGGCTTGCCGAGCCCGCGGGCGACGACGGCAGCGTGGCTCGTTGCGCCGCCGCGGGATGTGAGCACGCCCTTCGCGGCGATGAGGCCGTGGACATCGTCGGGGCTGGTCTCCGGGCGCACCAGCACGACGCTCACGCCGCGCTTGCCCTGCTCGGAGGCCTCGTCGGCCGTGAAGACCACGCGGCCCGTCGCGCCGCCGGGGGATGCACCCATCGCGACGGTGATGAGCTGCCCGGCCTCGGCGGCGGCGTCCTTCGCTTGCGGGTCCAAGCGAGGGAGCAGCAACTGGTAGATCTGGTCCGGCTCCACCCGCATCAGGGCCTCGTCCTTGCTGATGAGGTCCTCGTGGTACATGTCGACGGCCATCTTGACCGCCGCCTTGGCGCTGCGCTTGGCGGAGCGGGTCTGCAGCAGGTAGAGCTTCCCCTGCTCCACCGTGAACTCGACGTCCTGGGCGTCCCGGTAGTGCAGCTCGAGCTGCTGGGCCATGGTGTCGAGCTGGTCGTAGACGCCCGGCATCCGGTGCTGGAGCTCGGCGATCTTCTGGGGCGTCGCGATGCCGGCCACCACGTCCTCGCCCTGGGCGTTGACCAGGTACTCGCCGTACAGGATGCGCTCGCCGGTGGAGGGGTCGCGGGTGAAGAGCACGCCGGTGCCGCTGCTCTCGTCCATGTTCCCGAAGACCATGGCGACGACGCAGACGGCCGTGTAGAGGTCGTGGGGGATCCTGTTGTAGTTGCGGTAGTCAATGGCGCGGCGCGTCTCCCAGCTGTCGAAGACGGCGAGGATGGCGCGCTCGAGCTGGTACTTGGGCGTGTCCGGGAACGCCTCGCCGGTCGCCCGCAGCACGACTGCCTTGAACTCGTCGATCACCTGCTGCAGCGCGTCGGCGTCGAGGTCCGAGGCAAGCTTGACGCCCGCCTGCTGCTGCAGCCGCTCCAGCACGGCGTCGAAGTGCGTGGCCTCAATGCCGAGGACGACGTTGCCGTACATCTGGATGAAGCGCCGGTAGAGGTCGAGGGCGAACCGCCGGTTGCCCGTGCGCCGCGCAATGCCGTCGGCGACGGCCTGGTTGAGGCCCAGGTTGAGAACGGTGTCCATCATGCCCGGCATGGAGACGGGCGCGCCGGAGCGCACGGAGACAAGCAGCGGGTCGGCGGGCGCGCCGAAATAGCGGCCCGTCGACCGCTCCAGGGCAACGAGGGCGTCCAGCGCCTGCGCCCACATCTCGGCGGGCATGACCTTGCCGGAGTCGTAATAGGAGCGGCATGCCTCGGTCGTAATGATGAACCCCGGGGGCACCGGCAGCGACGCCGCCGTCATGTCGGCCAGGCCGGCGCCCTTGCCGCCGAGCAGCTCCCGGCGGCTGCCGTCCGCCTGCTCAAACGCGTACACCCACTGGGTCTGCTTTACCGTTTCGCGAAGCGTCATTGCCGCCACCCTGTCCTGGATTTATCCATTATGTACCGTATTGGCCCACGCGTGTTACGAAAAGGTTACATTCACGGCCATTTTCGAGAGTCTGGGCAGTCCAAAGGACACAGTCTCGCCCTTTGCATCGCTGGACGGTGCAGTATAGCACGGCCCTGCGGGCCCCTGTCCAGCGCGGAAAATACGAATTTCGACGCAAAGTCGAGCATGGGCGATGACCAGCGGCACGGAACGCCTGCTAGAATACCGGCAATCACTGGACGCGCGGGGCGCCGCGTACGAAGGCAGGCCAGGCCGCCATGCACCTGACGCATCTGTCGCTCAAGAACTTTCGCAACTACACCTCGGCCGAGCTGACGCTCGGGCCGGGGCTGACGGTGTTCCGCGGCGCCAACGCGCAGGGCAAGAGCAACCTGCTGGAGGCCGTCGCCATGCTCGCGCTGACCAAGTCCACCCGTGCGGAGCAGGAGCGCGACGTCGTCCGCCTGGCGTCACTGGAGGACACGCCGTACACGCGCGTCTCCGGCGTTGCCGAGCGCCGGGACGGTGGCCCGGTCGAGGTGCAGATCGACATGGCGATGGCCCCCGTCGACCGCCGGGACGCGCTCGTCTTCCAGAAGCGCGTGCGCGTCGACGGCGTGCCCAAGCCCGCCGGGCAGGCGGTGGGCGCCATCGCCGCCGTGCTCTTCTCGGCGGACGACCTCACCATCGTCACCGGCTCGCCGTCGGTCAGACGGCGCTACCTGGACGTGCTGCTCTCGCTGGCGGACCGGGGGTATCTGCGGGCCTTGCAGGGTTACCAGCGCGTGATCACCCAGCGCAACCAGCTCCTCCGCCGCATCCGCGATGGGCTGGCGCGCACCCCTGAGCTCGACTACTGGGACGGCGAGCTGTGCCGGCTTGGCGCGCAGGTCACGGCGCGGCGGCGGGACGCCGTCGCGTCCCTCGCGCCGGAGGCCGCCAGCGCCTACGCCGCCATGGCCCCCGGCGACGGCCCCTTCCAGGCGGCCTACGCCCCCTCCATCGACCACGGCGGCCCGGCCGAGGAGGCCGCGGCCCACGCAATGGGCCTGCTGGCCGAGCGGCGGGGCCGCGAGGTGCAGATGGCGCAGTCGCTCGTCGGGCCGCACCGCGACGACCTGCTGCTGACTGTCGGCGGCCTCGACGTGGGGCAGTTCGGCTCGCGGGGGCAGGTGCGGACGGCGGCGCTGTCGCTGCGGCTGGCCGAGGCGGGCTACCTGCACGCCGTGCTGGGCGAGGAACCCGTGCTGTTGCTGGACGACGTGCTCTCGGAGCTGGACGGCCAGCGGCGGCAGCACGTCCTGGAGGCGGCCTGCCGCGCCGAGCAGTCGCTCGTCACGGTGGTCGAGGGCGAGGAGCCGCCCGGCCTCCACGAGGCGGTCGCCACGTACGTAGTGGAGGCGGGCGCGCTGCGGCGGGAGGGGTGACCTCATTGCCGTCGTTCCTGCGAAGCATGCCCCGTACTCCGATACGGGGGCAGGAACCCCGACGCTGGCTAAGGGCCTAGACGCCCCCTACCCCACGTCCTCCAGCGTCTCGCCCTTGCCGAGCGTGGTCTGCGCCGCGCGGACGTTGTAGACGGCGCCCATGTGTGCGGCCGCCGGCTCCGTGCCCTCCCGCAGCTCGATGGCCGCCTTCATCAGCATCTTGCGCGCCGCCATGACGGCCACGTCGTTCTCGTCAAGCTGCTCCCTGGAGCGGTCGACGATGGCGCCCATGCTCTCCTCGAGCACCAGCGCCAGCTCAAACTCGTTGGAGATGGAGGCCAGCGGGTTCGCGCCGGAGGTCTTGCGCTCGATGAGGTAGTCGTTCTCCTTGTTGCGGGCGCGCTTGTAGGTGCCCTCCTCCAGCGTCGGGTGGAAGCCGTGGCCCGCGCGGCGCTGGGAGACCTCAGCCTCCGTGAGCGGGCGTTCCGGGTGGTAGGTGATGGCGAAGACCATCGTGTTGCGGTCGTCGACTGGCACCCACGCCAGGCAGCCCAGCAGGCCGTCGCCCTCAGGCTTCGGCGTGGTGTAGAAGGGCATGAGCCACTGGTTCAGCTGCCACGCGCTCTCGTCCTTGCCGTGCTCCGTCGTTGCGCCGACGAGCAGGCCGTAGTCGGTCGTCTTGATGGCCATGGTCTGGACCGGCCTCGGTGCGGTCTGATCGTCCGACAGGCCCTGCACCAGCCGGTCCGCGGTCGACTCCACCGACGGCGGGTCGCCGAAGAGCATCTCGAACAGCAGGGACATACGGGAGCTGTCGATGCCGCCCTCGAGGCCCTGCAGGTAGTTGCACTCCTGCACGTACTTGGTGATGAAGCGGTGCCCGGCGGGCAGGTCGCCCCACTCGAACTGGGGCATCTCCGCGGACTCCTCCTTGGGGCCCATGTACACCCAGATGACGCCGCCCCACTCGTTCGCGCGGAACGCGACGGCCTTGATTTCCTTCATCATCTGCGTGGCTTCCTCGTCCGGCTCCAGCGGCATGTCGACGATGTTGCCCTCGACGTCGAACTTCCAGCCGCAGCGGGGGCAGCGCAGCCCGTTCTCCTCGTTGAAGCCGTAGGAGAGGTCGACGCCCCGGTGCGGGCACGCCGCCTCCAGGATGCCGAGCCGCCCCGAGGTGTCGCGGAACCCGACGATGTGCTCGCCGAGCAGCCGGGTGCGCGCCGGGGTGCCGTCGGGCTCCGCCAGCTCCCGCGCGAGGAATGCCGGGACCCAGAACCGGCGGAACAGCTCGCCCATGGGCGTCTCCGGCCCGATTTCCGTGACCAGTCTGTTTTCTTCCGGCGTCAGCACGGCGGCACCTCCCAATTGAACACGCGAAAAGCGGCCACATAACTATACCACACGTGGGTAGAGTCGGATTTGGGGGCCGGAGGGGCCAATTAAAAGGCCGCAACTCCGGCCCGTCAGACGCGCTCGCGTTGACTCGGAACGCCCGGCGTAAATACACTCCCTCCACCCTGGGTATGCCGAGAGATGTCCTGCCTCCGTGTATGAGCGCCGGCGTCCGCCGGAGGCGGTCTCCCGAGGATCCATTTGAGGAGGAGAGGAACGATGGCTGCGTTCGTGATAACGGAAGTGGAAATCACCAACCCTGAGGTGTACGGGCAGTTCGTGCAGCAGGTGACTCCCACGGTGGAGGCTCACGGCGGGAAGTTCGTTGCGCGGGGCGGCGCCATCGACATCATCCTGGGAGGCTGGTCGCCCAAGCGCATCGCGATCATGGAGTTCGGCAGCGTAGACCAGGTCCGCACATGGCTCAGCTCCCCGGAGTACACCGCGCTCACCGAGATGCGGGAGTCCTCCGCAAACATCAACATGGTGGTCGTCGAGGGCCTGTAGCCCCCGGCGTCACTACCCCGCGATGAGGCGCATCGGCGCGTCTCGCCCCTGACTGTCCGCCCGGTTGGGCCGCAACACAGGCCCCCTGCCGCCGCGCGACGTTTCCCTGCGGCGGCAAAGGGCCTGTCGTACCTTCAGCTTGTCTCTTGCGCCCCCCGGCGGGGAGCGGCGCCCGTATCGGCGTTCAGTGCACCCGAGCCGCCTATCCCGCCGATTCCTCCACGTACCCGGCGGAGCCCTTGTACAGCCCCCACCCAAGCAGGAGGGGGTAGATGAAGACCAGAACAGTGCAGACCGCAACCACCGGCAGCAGGGGGGCGGCCAGCAGGTCGTGGTCGATCTCAGTCAGAACGGTGGCCACGCCTGCGGTGGGCATTGCGATGATCATGATGATGGCTGCGGCCTTGTGCAGGTTCATGGACTGAATGCGCCCAAGCATGCCGATGCACAGCAGGAGGAACCCCACAGCGGCCATCAGTATCGCAATGTAGGTGATCCCAAACTTGGCAGCCTGCAGGGTCGCGGCAGTGGAGCTCAGCGCCGCAGCCTCCGTGCCGCCGGTTCCCCGGCCGATGCCGTGCTCGACGACGTGAAGGATGATGAGGTCAAGCCCCTGGGAAACCGTGATAATCACCGCAAATACGATGAGGCCGACCGCGCCCATGCGCACCAGCGTGCCCGCGCCCCTGCTGGGGGCATTCCGCCAGAGGGCGATGAACCCATAGGTGAACAGGAACATCGCCAGGACCGCAACCCACGCGGTGATTATGGTCAACATCCCCCCGTCCACCATGGCTTCCGTGAGTGCGTAGTAGTTCAGGGCATCCTCACTGGGTAAGCTCGACCCCGGGGTCAGGGGCAACAGCACGATGACCAGCACAACACCGGCCATCAACGCCAGACCGCTCAGCTTGTTGTCCGTCAACGAACCCACGCTGCACCTCCTTCGGCGTTTCCGTGTCTCCGGCTTCCCGCGGACCGTCACGGGAATAATACATACAATGCCCCGTAGTCTC contains these protein-coding regions:
- the ppdK gene encoding pyruvate, phosphate dikinase, whose protein sequence is MTLRETVKQTQWVYAFEQADGSRRELLGGKGAGLADMTAASLPVPPGFIITTEACRSYYDSGKVMPAEMWAQALDALVALERSTGRYFGAPADPLLVSVRSGAPVSMPGMMDTVLNLGLNQAVADGIARRTGNRRFALDLYRRFIQMYGNVVLGIEATHFDAVLERLQQQAGVKLASDLDADALQQVIDEFKAVVLRATGEAFPDTPKYQLERAILAVFDSWETRRAIDYRNYNRIPHDLYTAVCVVAMVFGNMDESSGTGVLFTRDPSTGERILYGEYLVNAQGEDVVAGIATPQKIAELQHRMPGVYDQLDTMAQQLELHYRDAQDVEFTVEQGKLYLLQTRSAKRSAKAAVKMAVDMYHEDLISKDEALMRVEPDQIYQLLLPRLDPQAKDAAAEAGQLITVAMGASPGGATGRVVFTADEASEQGKRGVSVVLVRPETSPDDVHGLIAAKGVLTSRGGATSHAAVVARGLGKPCVSGAELLEVRPEEGVFVCGDFAVREGEEISIDGATGEVFAGRIATIAPSVKDDEDLVTLLEWADQTRRLGVWANADYPRDAEVAMNYGAEGIGLCRTEHMFFEQDRLSIVRECMLAAHAAIIIQEGDVAWERYLNALAELEEFQIADFVGILRAMKGKPVVIRLLDPPMHEFLPSRDELFGEVIELRVTGENPDELEQKQNLLFAVDEMRESNPMIGMRGCRLGLIFPEIYTMQVRAIIRAAAQVAEEGIPVAPEIMIPLVSHTNEFKRLRETLEATIREFQEETGNTQSYEIGTMIEIPRAALIADQIAESAEFFSFGTNDLTQNTFGFSRDDVEVKFLKRYEEAGILEENPFQVVDRDGVGQLISTACRLGRQARPGISMGICGEHGGDPKSIEFFHTLPLDYVSCSPYRVPVARLAAARAALMADGARGEG
- a CDS encoding ferric reductase-like transmembrane domain-containing protein — protein: MRTGLDSRYFIWAVLCLPSLPIASALLAGGDHAAADALHESGEFSARLMIIAMIMTPLVMLAPRWRFFRWLLDRRRYFGVAAFAYAAVHAIIYLVDLGSAREVLGQFFTLSILAGWLGLFFFMPLAVTSNDWAVRLLGRRWRVLHRLVYAAAVVVLVHWALVGEEAIGAVVQYAPLILLEGYRVWRVFVRPRVVAGVA
- a CDS encoding DUF1801 domain-containing protein — protein: MESRLRFDGAVTRDPAVDAWFAEHTDALGSIAHSWFSRIRDCGGDVVELMHDGYPTACVQDVPFAYVGVGFFMGAFLPDPLGLLEGAGKRMRHVKLRPGVEIDTDGLVGLVRAAYRDARDFVAAERQDRAGLGFRHRHKCRRRSNAANPPTSLPFS
- a CDS encoding Rieske 2Fe-2S domain-containing protein, with the protein product MLTPEENRLVTEIGPETPMGELFRRFWVPAFLARELAEPDGTPARTRLLGEHIVGFRDTSGRLGILEAACPHRGVDLSYGFNEENGLRCPRCGWKFDVEGNIVDMPLEPDEEATQMMKEIKAVAFRANEWGGVIWVYMGPKEESAEMPQFEWGDLPAGHRFITKYVQECNYLQGLEGGIDSSRMSLLFEMLFGDPPSVESTADRLVQGLSDDQTAPRPVQTMAIKTTDYGLLVGATTEHGKDESAWQLNQWLMPFYTTPKPEGDGLLGCLAWVPVDDRNTMVFAITYHPERPLTEAEVSQRRAGHGFHPTLEEGTYKRARNKENDYLIERKTSGANPLASISNEFELALVLEESMGAIVDRSREQLDENDVAVMAARKMLMKAAIELREGTEPAAAHMGAVYNVRAAQTTLGKGETLEDVG
- a CDS encoding DUF1330 domain-containing protein, translated to MAAFVITEVEITNPEVYGQFVQQVTPTVEAHGGKFVARGGAIDIILGGWSPKRIAIMEFGSVDQVRTWLSSPEYTALTEMRESSANINMVVVEGL
- a CDS encoding DNA replication/repair protein RecF, whose product is MHLTHLSLKNFRNYTSAELTLGPGLTVFRGANAQGKSNLLEAVAMLALTKSTRAEQERDVVRLASLEDTPYTRVSGVAERRDGGPVEVQIDMAMAPVDRRDALVFQKRVRVDGVPKPAGQAVGAIAAVLFSADDLTIVTGSPSVRRRYLDVLLSLADRGYLRALQGYQRVITQRNQLLRRIRDGLARTPELDYWDGELCRLGAQVTARRRDAVASLAPEAASAYAAMAPGDGPFQAAYAPSIDHGGPAEEAAAHAMGLLAERRGREVQMAQSLVGPHRDDLLLTVGGLDVGQFGSRGQVRTAALSLRLAEAGYLHAVLGEEPVLLLDDVLSELDGQRRQHVLEAACRAEQSLVTVVEGEEPPGLHEAVATYVVEAGALRREG